The Candidatus Latescibacter sp. genome includes the window ATATCGAACCGCAGGAGTGGAGATCCGTAGAGAATGCAGAACATCCTGAAGGGATCCATATACAGTATTGGTCGGATTATCCATCATGAACCAGTGGCGGATTGAATCAGTAGGCGATCAGAGATTGTATATTGTAGCCGTCGAGCTTTTCCCTGCCTTTGAGGAAACCGAGTTCCACCACAAAAAACACTCCGACCACTTTCGCGCCGGTTTTTTCCACCAGCCGCACAGCAGCCTGCATGGTTCCTCCTGTAGCCAGGAGATCATCGATGAGCAGCACCCGGTTGCCTTTTCCGAAGGCATCCGTGTGCATCTCAAGAGTGTCCGTGCCGTATTCGAGGAGGTAGGTTTCCCGGATGGTTTCGTAGGGAAGCTTGCAGGGTTTACGTATCGGCACAAAGCTCACGCCCAGTCTATAGGCTGCGGCGGC containing:
- a CDS encoding adenine phosphoribosyltransferase, coding for MMDLKSIIRDIPDFPKPGIIFKDITPLLKNPLAFRETVDRLVKAAENLHITSVAGIEARGFIFGAAAAYRLGVSFVPIRKPCKLPYETIRETYLLEYGTDTLEMHTDAFGKGNRVLLIDDLLATGGTMQAAVRLVEKTGAKVVGVFFVVELGFLKGREKLDGYNIQSLIAY